The DNA window GGGCAAGGCGTTAGTCATCAGGCCGACCGCGCCGCCGGAAACCAGCCGGTGAAGGTGGGGCAGGCCGGGTCCGATATCGGCCAGACTCAACCGCGGTATCTCCAGGATCAGGACTTTCCGGTCCGCGGCCGCCTGAAGCCGGGATCCCGATACCAGCATCAACAGCGCCATTGCCAACAGCAACTTTTTCATCTTCAACCGCATCGCTCCCATACTTTCAATCGCCACAAGGCCATGCGTCTTTACTATAGCACAAAAATCGGCTCCCTGAAAAGAAAGGATTTCACCCCCGCGGCGGATGGCTCGCCAAATCGTGCACCGATTCAGAGGATATAAAAAATGCGATATGCTACAATATCAGAGAATTCCCCCATTCCCCGCTGCGGCCGGTGGCCCGGATAGATGAAAGCTGATTTTGAAAGTGAAGCAATTCTAGCAAACGGTCAAAGGAGGTGAACCTATGGAATTCCTGCAACGGCTGGACGCCGCCCTGGAATATATCGAAGCGAATCTGGCCGGGGAGATTTCTTTCGGGCAAGCGGCCAAACTCGCCTGCTGTTCAACCTATTATTTCCAGCGGATGTTCTCCTATATGGCGGGCATTCCGGTCTCGGAGTATATCCGCCGCCGGCGGATGAGTGCCGCGGCCTTCGCTCTCCGGGACGAAGCCGCCAAGGTATCGGAGATCGCCGCGAAGTACGGCTATAAATCGCCCACCGCGTTCAACCGCGCCTTTCAGAGCGTTCACGGCGTCGCGCCCTCGGCGGTCTGGGGGAAGGAGGCGTTGCTGACGACCTATCCCCGGCTGCACTTTCACATCGCCGTGACCGGGACCGAGCGGTTGAAATACCGGATCGAAACCCAGGGCCCGCTGCGCGTGGTCGGCGTCCGGATGAGGCTCGCGCCGGATATGGAGCAGAATTTCGGCGCGATCCCGGCGTTCTGGCGGAAGGCCAAAAACGACGACACGCTCGGGGAGATCGCCAAGCTGATGACGGAGGACTCCCGGGCGATGTTGGGAGTGACCCTGTACCACGGCCCGGAGGACATCGGCTACACCATCGG is part of the Hydrogenispora ethanolica genome and encodes:
- a CDS encoding AraC family transcriptional regulator; its protein translation is MEFLQRLDAALEYIEANLAGEISFGQAAKLACCSTYYFQRMFSYMAGIPVSEYIRRRRMSAAAFALRDEAAKVSEIAAKYGYKSPTAFNRAFQSVHGVAPSAVWGKEALLTTYPRLHFHIAVTGTERLKYRIETQGPLRVVGVRMRLAPDMEQNFGAIPAFWRKAKNDDTLGEIAKLMTEDSRAMLGVTLYHGPEDIGYTIGAASAAPVPAGMVECEIPAATWAVFPCVGPAPAAFQELYRRFYTEWLPVSDYAYTNGPDLEVYTDAAITAPTYQCELWMAVTKK